Proteins co-encoded in one Methanobrevibacter gottschalkii DSM 11977 genomic window:
- a CDS encoding FAD-dependent oxidoreductase, producing the protein MKNIVIGSGPAGRLASLQLGKLGEDVTLIEKNHIAGTCLNEGCMVVCALTDITKFIDANKRFNSHGFLKSQLEISYEKIVERIVETQEKLRKLNQIENESVGNRIIYGEANIGNNIVEVNNESFEYDNLLIATGARPFIPNIKGNEFGLTNKDILKIDDVPEKLNIIGGGIIAGEIANIYSTLGSEVNIFARNTFLKEITPNTKKYILENLMTDVNIYENINVVEVFKDKVLLENGEELDGIPFFATGRTPNSEIVKDIVELNHDKTIKVNEMMKTSVENIYAAGDVTGGYQLTPVARKEGITAARNMAGYSNKITYNCIPQSLSLNMEVSFVENEKSECNEEDKQTIAMPAIAGPSAFWNILNEDTGYSEIEFDKRNNKINRINSISPSSVSDVAYLSYIMRMNYDLNDYDEFLEIHPSTDTNYKIIKNMWL; encoded by the coding sequence ATGAAAAATATCGTTATTGGTTCTGGACCTGCTGGAAGATTAGCATCCCTGCAACTTGGAAAATTAGGAGAAGATGTTACTTTAATTGAAAAAAATCATATTGCCGGCACTTGTCTAAATGAAGGGTGCATGGTTGTTTGTGCACTAACAGACATTACAAAATTTATTGATGCGAACAAAAGATTTAATTCACACGGATTTTTAAAAAGTCAGCTTGAAATATCTTATGAAAAAATTGTTGAAAGAATTGTTGAAACACAAGAAAAATTAAGAAAATTAAATCAAATAGAAAATGAAAGTGTTGGAAATCGCATAATTTATGGTGAAGCTAATATTGGAAATAATATAGTTGAAGTAAATAATGAAAGTTTTGAATATGATAATCTACTTATTGCAACAGGTGCACGCCCTTTTATTCCTAATATTAAAGGGAATGAATTTGGATTAACAAATAAGGACATATTAAAAATTGATGATGTTCCTGAAAAATTAAATATAATTGGTGGAGGAATCATAGCTGGAGAAATAGCTAATATTTACTCAACTTTAGGTAGTGAAGTCAATATTTTTGCAAGAAACACATTTTTAAAAGAAATTACTCCAAATACAAAAAAATATATATTGGAAAACCTCATGACTGATGTTAATATCTATGAAAACATTAATGTTGTAGAAGTATTTAAAGATAAAGTTTTACTTGAAAATGGTGAAGAACTAGATGGAATTCCATTTTTTGCAACAGGAAGAACACCAAACAGTGAAATTGTTAAAGATATTGTTGAGCTAAACCATGATAAAACCATAAAAGTTAATGAAATGATGAAAACTTCAGTTGAAAATATATATGCTGCAGGAGATGTTACTGGAGGATATCAACTAACACCAGTAGCAAGAAAAGAGGGCATCACAGCTGCAAGAAATATGGCAGGGTACTCAAATAAAATAACCTACAATTGCATTCCTCAAAGTTTAAGTTTGAACATGGAAGTAAGTTTTGTTGAAAATGAAAAATCAGAGTGTAATGAAGAAGACAAACAAACAATTGCAATGCCGGCGATTGCAGGACCTTCAGCATTTTGGAATATTTTAAATGAAGATACAGGATATTCAGAAATTGAATTTGATAAGAGAAATAATAAAATAAACAGAATTAATTCAATTTCACCATCTTCAGTAAGCGATGTTGCATATTTATCTTATATAATGAGAATGAATTATGATTTAAATGATTATGATGAATTTTTAGAAATTCACCCCTCAACTGATACAAACTACAAAATAATAAAGAACATGTGGTTATGA
- a CDS encoding cell wall biosynthesis protein, which produces MFYSSIIIAFIIVFIITAVSTAILDIIFRFFGKRGYLGNLYPNVRGGIPRAIGIIPFIVLSFYMIPVCNSMILIIGVFALIDDILGRKKCVPLGIEWGQLSRGIGIVLVMITGILEGYWISAIFIALMVQPLNISDMQPGSACIVTMIMSVITMIFMLIAGSPMVNELPAVYTPLLIFVVCAAYSPLDFSGKIMLGEVGNHTFGVALGLAFYLVGGLWSVILLGFITVALIAFVRRNNLRVFFRQNLRILNPTFGDYFMDVLTGGGLGDLFRKLILKDKRFDIKNPLLISLGFRRLLFNPYASHAKEYAPKKIPKLGKGV; this is translated from the coding sequence ATGTTTTATTCATCAATTATTATTGCATTTATTATTGTTTTTATCATAACTGCAGTAAGCACTGCTATTTTAGATATCATTTTTAGATTTTTTGGAAAAAGAGGATATCTGGGTAATTTATATCCGAATGTAAGAGGGGGAATACCTCGTGCTATAGGCATAATTCCTTTTATTGTTTTGTCCTTTTATATGATTCCTGTTTGCAACTCAATGATTTTAATTATAGGTGTTTTTGCATTAATTGATGATATTTTGGGGAGAAAGAAATGTGTTCCATTAGGCATTGAATGGGGACAACTTTCAAGAGGAATTGGAATTGTTTTGGTGATGATTACAGGTATTCTTGAAGGATATTGGATTTCTGCAATTTTCATTGCATTAATGGTTCAACCGCTTAATATTTCAGATATGCAACCGGGCAGTGCATGTATTGTTACTATGATAATGTCTGTTATAACTATGATTTTCATGTTAATTGCAGGTTCGCCTATGGTAAATGAACTGCCTGCGGTTTATACGCCTTTATTAATATTTGTTGTATGTGCAGCTTATTCTCCTCTTGATTTTTCAGGAAAAATAATGTTGGGTGAAGTTGGAAATCATACATTCGGTGTAGCACTTGGTTTAGCTTTTTATCTAGTTGGAGGATTATGGTCTGTTATCTTGCTCGGATTCATAACTGTTGCTTTAATTGCATTTGTTAGAAGAAATAATTTAAGAGTATTTTTCAGACAAAATTTAAGAATATTAAATCCAACATTTGGGGATTATTTCATGGATGTATTGACTGGTGGAGGTTTAGGAGATTTATTTAGAAAATTGATTCTTAAGGATAAACGATTTGATATTAAGAATCCTTTATTGATCTCATTAGGTTTTAGAAGATTATTGTTCAATCCATATGCATCACATGCAAAAGAATATGCTCCAAAAAAAATACCAAAATTAGGAAAAGGAGTGTGA
- a CDS encoding DUF5591 domain-containing protein, translating to MKVICSSEESLYRPEAVRWRQRMEMMEPLGDSVVLLPCSMKKPYSNSKSHQKFRKIARSYQELIVTSPFGICPRELENTFPIQSYDVSTTGSWSQDEIEETGKLIAKYCEGKNIVANLSGGYLESCESYVDDFINVCKDGRPTSPDSLYNLRMELKKHQKINRKEKTLHELRSIAKFQFGENGDKFIPDNVKTKGMYHKRILSDGKQLALLNKDHGLYRLNLSGGEILKELNTHIVEIDFDLTTNTVFAPGIIKADPKIVPNDEVIVVKDDAVVGVGKAIMTGHEMEECRNGISVKLKHRVK from the coding sequence ATGAAAGTAATATGTTCAAGTGAAGAGTCCCTATACCGTCCAGAAGCAGTTAGATGGAGACAAAGAATGGAAATGATGGAGCCTCTTGGGGATAGTGTTGTTTTATTACCATGCAGTATGAAAAAACCTTATTCTAATTCTAAATCACATCAAAAATTTAGGAAAATTGCACGTTCATATCAAGAACTTATTGTGACATCCCCCTTTGGAATTTGTCCGAGAGAACTTGAAAATACATTCCCAATTCAATCTTATGATGTAAGTACAACTGGTTCATGGTCACAAGATGAAATTGAAGAAACAGGCAAATTAATTGCAAAATATTGTGAAGGGAAAAATATTGTTGCAAATCTTTCTGGAGGATATTTGGAATCATGTGAATCATATGTTGATGATTTCATTAATGTTTGTAAAGATGGAAGACCAACTTCCCCTGATTCACTTTACAATTTAAGAATGGAACTTAAAAAACATCAGAAAATAAACAGGAAGGAAAAAACATTACATGAACTAAGATCCATTGCCAAATTTCAATTTGGTGAAAATGGAGATAAATTTATCCCCGATAATGTTAAAACCAAAGGAATGTATCATAAAAGAATATTATCTGATGGAAAACAATTAGCTTTACTAAACAAAGATCATGGATTATATAGATTAAATTTGTCTGGTGGGGAAATTTTAAAAGAATTAAATACACATATTGTTGAAATTGACTTTGACCTTACAACAAATACCGTTTTTGCACCAGGAATCATTAAAGCAGACCCTAAAATAGTGCCAAATGATGAGGTTATAGTTGTTAAAGATGATGCTGTTGTTGGTGTTGGAAAAGCTATAATGACCGGACATGAAATGGAAGAATGTCGTAATGGCATTAGCGTTAAACTGAAACACAGAGTGAAATGA
- the tfe gene encoding transcription factor E produces MQYIANDIRETVEKTISPIIKSLIDGVETDEEIAEKTGIKLNIVRKILYKLYDLKIANYKRSKDPETQWFTYSWKFEESELINRIKSDSETELSELNAKLENEEHNMFFVCPYGHVRFNFDTAADPYYEFLCPACGEELEFQDNAEIIEKLKNNIEIAEDNYNSFIEKIDNS; encoded by the coding sequence GTGCAGTATATTGCTAATGATATTCGTGAAACTGTTGAAAAAACCATCAGTCCAATTATTAAATCATTAATAGATGGTGTTGAAACAGATGAAGAAATAGCTGAAAAAACAGGTATTAAATTAAATATCGTTAGAAAAATTTTATATAAACTTTATGATTTAAAAATTGCCAATTATAAAAGAAGTAAAGACCCGGAAACTCAATGGTTTACTTATTCTTGGAAATTTGAAGAAAGTGAATTAATCAATAGAATTAAAAGTGATAGTGAAACTGAATTATCTGAACTTAATGCAAAATTAGAAAATGAAGAACATAATATGTTTTTTGTCTGTCCATACGGTCATGTTAGGTTTAATTTTGATACTGCAGCTGATCCTTATTATGAATTTTTATGCCCTGCATGCGGTGAAGAATTAGAATTCCAAGATAATGCTGAAATTATTGAAAAACTTAAAAACAATATTGAAATTGCTGAAGATAATTATAATTCATTTATTGAAAAAATTGATAATTCATAG
- a CDS encoding HypC/HybG/HupF family hydrogenase formation chaperone: MCIAAPAHVVEINREDNWLYADFGGARQQAKMDLLPDVEIGDYVLIHAGYAIEKLTEEAAKESLEAWEELLEVLEEEDKEMEKARMADLD; this comes from the coding sequence ATGTGTATTGCAGCACCTGCTCATGTTGTTGAAATTAATAGAGAAGACAACTGGTTATATGCTGACTTTGGTGGAGCAAGACAACAAGCAAAAATGGATCTTTTACCTGATGTAGAAATTGGTGATTATGTTCTTATCCACGCTGGTTATGCAATAGAAAAATTAACTGAAGAAGCTGCTAAAGAATCTTTAGAAGCTTGGGAAGAACTTTTAGAAGTTCTTGAGGAAGAAGATAAAGAAATGGAAAAAGCAAGAATGGCTGATTTAGATTAA
- a CDS encoding iron-sulfur cluster assembly protein, which produces MSEELVNNIKDAITVINDPHMGISIVEMGIVQNIKVDGDQAEITLKPTNPGCMSITRIAADAKVKAEAVDGIEKAKIIVEGHAMADSINEMINR; this is translated from the coding sequence ATGTCTGAAGAATTAGTAAATAATATTAAAGATGCTATTACTGTAATTAATGACCCACACATGGGGATTAGTATTGTAGAAATGGGCATTGTACAAAACATCAAAGTTGATGGAGATCAAGCTGAAATTACCCTTAAACCAACTAATCCTGGTTGTATGAGTATCACTCGTATTGCTGCTGATGCTAAAGTCAAAGCTGAAGCTGTTGATGGAATTGAAAAAGCGAAGATTATTGTTGAAGGACATGCTATGGCAGATTCCATTAATGAAATGATTAATAGATAA
- a CDS encoding amino acid-binding protein, giving the protein MLIKMWEKINEKFKKYPARIRVAEKMIELGLSLNEDGKIYCGNLKISDKALATAADVDRRAIKSTIEVIQEDEELYNLFSNIIPAGTLLKNIAKNLKLGVIEIEVGSESEGILANTANLITKKGIGIRQAYAEDTELQESPILTIITEEVVSGDLINEFLKIKGVTRVSIY; this is encoded by the coding sequence ATATTGATTAAAATGTGGGAAAAAATTAATGAAAAATTCAAAAAATACCCTGCAAGAATTAGAGTTGCAGAAAAAATGATCGAACTTGGACTATCTTTAAATGAAGATGGGAAAATCTATTGTGGAAATTTAAAAATAAGTGATAAAGCATTAGCTACTGCTGCTGATGTAGATAGAAGAGCTATCAAATCCACTATTGAAGTAATACAAGAAGATGAAGAATTGTATAATCTTTTCAGCAATATAATACCTGCCGGAACACTTCTAAAAAATATTGCTAAAAACTTAAAATTAGGAGTAATCGAAATCGAAGTAGGGTCCGAAAGTGAAGGCATACTTGCAAATACTGCAAATTTAATCACAAAAAAAGGAATTGGGATAAGACAAGCTTATGCCGAAGATACAGAACTTCAAGAAAGTCCTATACTAACCATTATAACCGAAGAGGTCGTAAGTGGTGATTTAATAAATGAATTTTTAAAAATAAAAGGAGTAACAAGAGTATCAATTTATTAA
- a CDS encoding glycosyltransferase has product MKAFFTVTGRGLGGDAVVALNTMAALRKRGVECIIGLDKTASSDLFEKNGFEVCKISIPHAGGHSATKLSAIRGALKLVTATFKARSAIKKSKSDFVVAVLGGGAIVGSLGAKFARKPCFSLISTPLDSKVCPKFNYCYALPELDAFRFDTLPKNMDRSFYPLTDDIGDGKEEIALQKLKEYPNFDENKKTIIFSSGSSIFKGMIDAINIVANSTDEYNLVLIGRPLREEYYDLIDDEKIIYVGFIDWINHLFKFADLTILTDDGVSLEEAMICGKPIIALTKVKWGRYQNMAGVFKGAIIESEVKDVCKSIMKAFENYNSLKENAEVYGKQCFEAADVLADKILKKVEY; this is encoded by the coding sequence ATGAAAGCATTTTTTACAGTTACTGGAAGAGGTTTGGGTGGTGATGCAGTTGTTGCACTTAACACCATGGCAGCACTTAGAAAAAGGGGTGTGGAATGCATAATTGGTTTAGATAAAACTGCTTCCAGTGATTTATTTGAAAAAAATGGTTTTGAGGTATGTAAAATTTCTATTCCTCATGCTGGTGGACATTCTGCAACCAAACTTTCTGCAATAAGAGGTGCTCTGAAATTAGTGACCGCTACTTTTAAAGCAAGATCAGCTATTAAAAAATCTAAATCTGATTTTGTCGTTGCTGTTTTAGGTGGAGGAGCTATTGTAGGTTCTTTAGGGGCGAAATTTGCAAGAAAACCCTGTTTTTCTTTAATTTCAACACCTTTGGATTCTAAAGTATGTCCTAAATTTAATTATTGTTATGCTTTACCGGAATTAGATGCATTTAGGTTTGACACTCTTCCTAAAAATATGGATAGGTCATTTTACCCATTAACTGATGATATTGGTGATGGAAAAGAAGAAATTGCTCTTCAAAAACTAAAAGAATATCCTAATTTCGATGAAAATAAAAAAACAATTATATTCTCTTCAGGTTCATCAATATTTAAAGGAATGATTGATGCTATTAACATAGTAGCTAATTCTACTGATGAATATAATTTAGTTCTAATCGGACGTCCCTTGAGAGAGGAATATTATGATTTGATTGATGATGAGAAAATAATTTATGTTGGTTTCATTGATTGGATTAATCATTTATTTAAATTTGCTGATTTAACAATATTGACTGATGATGGAGTTTCTCTTGAAGAAGCAATGATTTGTGGAAAACCGATTATTGCTCTTACTAAAGTAAAATGGGGAAGATATCAGAATATGGCTGGTGTTTTTAAGGGAGCTATCATTGAATCGGAAGTTAAAGATGTTTGTAAAAGTATAATGAAAGCATTTGAGAATTATAATTCTCTAAAAGAAAATGCTGAAGTATATGGTAAGCAATGTTTTGAAGCTGCTGATGTTCTTGCAGATAAAATATTGAAAAAAGTTGAATATTAG
- a CDS encoding DegT/DnrJ/EryC1/StrS family aminotransferase: protein MNIPFSPPDISEKEIEEVVAALKSGWITTGPKTKEFEKKISAYCGSDKTVCLSAATTALEMTLRLLGIGEGDEVIVPAYTYTATCSVICHVGATPVMIDSQEYKEEMDYSKVSDAITEKTKVIMPVDIAGILCNYDKLYEIIESKKELFAASNGLQKAYGRIIVLADCAHGFGAVQNNKTAGTLADFTCFSFHAVKNLTTAEGGAVTWKEHEGIDSEKLYKQLQILSLHGQTKDALEKTKKGSWEYDILLPAYKCNMTDVQAGIGLGQLERYDSLLKRRHEIIKKYDEGFKNSKIICPEHFSENATSSGHLYLTRIKDINLEQRNEIMIKMDEKGISTNVHYKPLPMLTAYRNLGFDIEDYPNAYNLFKNEISLPIYSTLSDEEVEYIIENFLDILKEY from the coding sequence ATGAATATTCCATTTTCCCCACCAGATATAAGCGAAAAAGAAATTGAAGAAGTTGTAGCAGCGTTAAAATCTGGATGGATTACAACAGGACCTAAAACAAAAGAATTTGAAAAAAAAATCAGTGCATACTGTGGCAGTGACAAGACTGTTTGTTTAAGTGCTGCAACCACTGCTTTAGAAATGACTTTAAGATTGTTAGGTATTGGTGAAGGTGATGAAGTAATCGTGCCTGCATATACATATACTGCAACATGTAGTGTAATTTGCCATGTGGGAGCGACACCTGTAATGATTGACAGCCAAGAATATAAAGAGGAAATGGATTACTCAAAAGTAAGTGATGCAATAACTGAAAAAACAAAAGTTATTATGCCCGTCGACATTGCAGGTATATTATGCAATTATGATAAATTATATGAAATAATTGAAAGCAAAAAAGAATTATTTGCAGCCAGTAATGGCTTACAAAAAGCTTACGGTAGAATTATTGTCTTAGCAGACTGTGCCCATGGTTTCGGTGCTGTTCAAAATAATAAAACTGCAGGAACACTTGCTGATTTTACCTGTTTTTCATTTCATGCAGTTAAAAACTTAACAACAGCTGAAGGTGGAGCAGTGACTTGGAAAGAACATGAAGGAATTGATTCTGAAAAATTATATAAGCAATTACAGATTCTTTCACTTCACGGTCAAACCAAAGATGCATTAGAAAAAACCAAAAAAGGATCTTGGGAATATGATATTCTTCTTCCGGCATACAAATGTAATATGACTGATGTTCAAGCTGGAATTGGACTTGGACAACTTGAGAGATATGATTCACTGCTTAAAAGAAGACACGAAATCATTAAAAAGTATGACGAAGGATTTAAAAATAGTAAAATTATATGTCCTGAACATTTCTCTGAAAACGCAACATCTTCTGGTCATTTATATTTAACTAGAATTAAAGACATTAATCTAGAACAAAGAAATGAAATCATGATTAAAATGGATGAAAAAGGAATAAGTACCAATGTACATTATAAACCGCTTCCAATGCTTACGGCATATAGAAATTTAGGATTTGATATTGAAGATTATCCTAATGCATATAACTTATTTAAAAATGAAATAAGTTTACCAATTTATTCCACTTTAAGTGATGAAGAAGTTGAGTATATTATTGAAAATTTTTTAGATATATTAAAAGAATATTAA
- a CDS encoding polysaccharide biosynthesis protein: MNVDSFGKYRNFLLPLMDSISVILGYYLISVLITDSFLMDPISAITRNEILISIILAIIILQTIFRLTKRYSNIIRYENNQDYIMYILLSIISLLIVSLIEDIIGMKNPSIKFNLTTGILIGTLTVVYRLVIRYALLSDIANKGINYTPENQEKVLIIGGGYSANNIIKTLQTSLKGKYNIIGIVDDNKKRIGYSVAGVKIIGNRKDILKICENEEIDTIFFTIVNIDNKNKKEILEICNKTSANVKVLPDLREIISSENLYGSLRDIEIEDLLGREPVELDNNNIKSLINNKVVLVTGGGGSIGEELCRQIMIHHPKQLLMLDIYENSLYNIELELKDNYPNDDIKAIIANIRDKERMFEIFEEYSPEIVFHAAAHKHVPLMENNPTEAIKNNVFGTYNLVNACDKYNTKRFILISTDKAVNPTNIMGATKRLCEMIIQAKDKESETEFVAVRFGNVLGSNGSVVPLFKKQIANGGPVTVTHKDITRFFMTIPEAVALVLQSITYAKGGEIFVLNMGEPVKIYDLAKSLIELSGLTLGKDIDITFTGLRPGEKLYEEILMDEENLEGTGHEKIFITEPMNFTMRDVEEKLDAFREIINKEITDKQIIKETMKKCVPTYKEPKEVNGE, encoded by the coding sequence ATGAATGTAGATAGTTTTGGAAAATACAGAAATTTCTTATTGCCATTAATGGATAGTATATCTGTAATTTTAGGATATTACTTGATATCTGTTTTAATTACTGACTCTTTTTTAATGGATCCGATAAGTGCAATAACAAGAAATGAAATTTTAATTAGTATTATACTCGCAATAATTATTTTACAGACAATTTTTAGATTAACAAAAAGATATTCAAATATTATCCGTTACGAAAATAACCAAGACTATATTATGTACATTCTTCTTTCAATAATATCTCTGCTTATTGTCTCTTTAATTGAAGATATAATTGGTATGAAGAATCCTTCAATAAAATTCAATTTAACAACAGGTATCCTAATTGGGACACTAACCGTTGTTTACCGTTTAGTAATAAGATATGCATTATTATCAGATATTGCAAATAAAGGAATTAACTACACACCTGAAAATCAGGAAAAAGTATTAATCATAGGTGGAGGGTATTCTGCAAATAATATCATTAAAACATTGCAAACCTCATTAAAAGGAAAGTACAACATTATTGGTATTGTTGATGACAATAAAAAACGTATTGGCTATTCCGTAGCTGGAGTAAAAATTATCGGTAACAGAAAAGATATCCTGAAAATATGTGAAAACGAAGAAATTGATACAATATTTTTCACAATTGTAAATATTGACAATAAAAATAAAAAGGAAATTTTAGAAATTTGTAATAAAACATCAGCAAATGTAAAAGTTTTACCGGACTTACGAGAAATCATATCTTCTGAAAATTTATATGGTAGTTTAAGGGATATTGAAATTGAAGATTTGCTTGGAAGAGAACCAGTAGAACTTGATAATAATAATATTAAAAGTCTAATTAATAATAAAGTTGTTTTAGTAACCGGTGGCGGGGGATCTATTGGTGAAGAACTTTGTAGACAGATAATGATTCACCATCCTAAACAGTTATTAATGTTAGACATATATGAAAATAGTTTATACAATATTGAGTTAGAACTTAAAGATAATTATCCGAATGATGATATCAAAGCAATTATTGCAAACATTAGAGATAAAGAAAGAATGTTTGAAATATTTGAAGAATATTCCCCTGAAATTGTTTTTCATGCAGCAGCACATAAACATGTGCCCCTAATGGAAAATAACCCAACTGAAGCAATTAAAAATAATGTATTTGGAACTTATAATCTCGTTAATGCATGTGACAAATATAACACAAAACGTTTTATTTTAATTTCAACAGACAAAGCAGTTAATCCGACAAATATAATGGGTGCTACCAAAAGATTATGTGAAATGATCATACAAGCCAAAGATAAAGAAAGTGAAACTGAATTTGTAGCTGTTCGTTTTGGAAATGTTTTAGGAAGTAACGGATCTGTTGTACCTTTATTTAAAAAACAAATTGCAAATGGAGGTCCTGTAACTGTAACTCATAAAGACATTACAAGATTTTTCATGACCATACCTGAAGCAGTAGCTTTAGTATTGCAATCAATCACATATGCAAAAGGCGGAGAAATATTTGTATTAAATATGGGTGAACCCGTTAAAATTTATGATTTAGCTAAAAGTTTAATCGAATTATCAGGATTAACTCTTGGAAAAGATATTGACATTACATTTACAGGTTTGAGACCTGGAGAAAAATTATATGAAGAAATTTTAATGGATGAGGAAAATCTTGAAGGAACAGGGCATGAAAAAATATTCATTACAGAACCTATGAATTTCACAATGAGAGATGTTGAAGAAAAGTTAGATGCATTTAGAGAAATCATAAACAAAGAAATTACTGATAAACAAATTATTAAAGAAACTATGAAAAAATGTGTTCCTACTTACAAGGAACCAAAAGAAGTTAACGGAGAGTAA
- a CDS encoding mRNA surveillance protein pelota, with protein sequence MKIIKQDTKEGIIEIVPETLDDLWHLSHIIEEGDNASSKTTRRIQDNTGDKLRSDRGVKKTFYLGLDIENITFHLFTGKLRLTGTITKGPEDLIPLGSHHTLEVKLNTPIKIKKRFWPKWAIKRLNQAIDASKKLSAIIIVFEDDTATIGLMRQFGIEYYGPIKGYVSGKRIIDKNRQKNIVQFYDKVIESIEKFDSIQNIVIAGPGFVKNDFYEYIKDNYKNLAKISVIEATGSGGRNGISEVLKKGTVEKLTAENRVAQEMGAINRLLTEIGKNSSKIAYGIKQTKNAINLGAVSELLILDTKVASENMGELMDMVENMKGEVMVVSSEHEGGKQLESLGGMAAILRYEIV encoded by the coding sequence ATGAAAATTATAAAGCAAGACACCAAAGAAGGAATTATTGAAATTGTTCCAGAAACATTGGATGATTTATGGCATTTATCCCATATAATTGAAGAGGGAGATAATGCATCTTCTAAAACAACAAGACGTATTCAGGATAATACTGGAGATAAATTAAGAAGTGATAGGGGAGTTAAAAAAACATTTTATTTAGGTTTAGATATTGAAAATATCACTTTTCATTTATTCACTGGAAAACTGAGATTAACCGGCACCATTACAAAAGGTCCTGAAGATTTAATTCCTCTCGGATCACATCATACTTTGGAAGTTAAACTTAACACTCCAATCAAAATCAAAAAAAGGTTCTGGCCAAAATGGGCAATTAAAAGACTTAATCAAGCTATTGATGCATCTAAAAAACTATCTGCAATTATAATTGTTTTTGAAGATGATACTGCAACAATTGGTTTAATGAGGCAATTTGGAATAGAATATTACGGTCCAATTAAAGGATATGTGTCTGGTAAAAGAATAATTGATAAAAACAGGCAGAAAAACATTGTTCAGTTTTATGATAAAGTTATTGAATCAATAGAAAAATTTGATTCAATTCAGAATATTGTTATTGCAGGTCCCGGTTTTGTTAAAAACGATTTTTATGAATATATTAAGGATAATTATAAAAATTTAGCTAAAATATCGGTTATAGAAGCTACTGGTTCTGGAGGGCGCAATGGCATTAGTGAAGTTCTAAAAAAGGGAACTGTTGAAAAATTAACTGCAGAAAATAGGGTTGCTCAGGAAATGGGAGCTATTAATAGATTACTCACTGAAATTGGTAAAAATTCATCTAAAATCGCATATGGTATAAAACAAACAAAAAACGCAATTAATCTGGGTGCTGTTAGTGAACTTTTAATTTTAGATACTAAAGTGGCTAGTGAGAACATGGGTGAATTAATGGATATGGTTGAAAATATGAAAGGTGAGGTAATGGTTGTTAGTAGTGAACATGAAGGTGGTAAACAATTAGAAAGTCTTGGGGGTATGGCAGCTATCCTAAGATATGAAATTGTTTAA